A DNA window from Paraburkholderia hospita contains the following coding sequences:
- a CDS encoding AAA family ATPase, translated as MRLLLARQHPKMSSYHAQCEHKPKHAEGPFFSNLLEAVGDHAPHAGTSSAKRSRLSLRIREAAARSGSGTVLLFCDESQRYNENEYEWLRDVHDALDRQQIKLFTFLVGQQELLAQKTALQVAGKTQIVARLMVEDLAFYGIRNAEDVATCLNGYDQTAYPEGSHWSFTRFYIPQAFDAGYRLVADSGTLWQAFEAAHHKASLPGNLEIPMDSFTRAVEIVLKESELKDAPGHCPDAGLWTHAVQHCGYVQSRHATGRVLATV; from the coding sequence GTGCGGCTCCTGCTTGCGCGTCAGCACCCGAAGATGTCCAGCTACCATGCACAGTGCGAGCACAAGCCGAAACACGCGGAAGGCCCATTCTTCAGCAATCTGCTTGAGGCCGTCGGTGATCATGCTCCGCACGCGGGTACGAGCTCGGCAAAGCGCAGTCGCCTCTCGCTGCGTATCCGCGAGGCCGCGGCCCGCTCCGGGAGCGGCACCGTACTCCTGTTCTGCGATGAAAGCCAACGCTACAACGAGAATGAGTATGAATGGCTGCGTGATGTGCATGACGCGCTCGATCGCCAGCAGATCAAGCTCTTCACGTTCCTCGTCGGCCAGCAGGAACTGCTCGCGCAGAAGACAGCCTTGCAAGTCGCAGGCAAAACGCAGATTGTTGCGCGTCTGATGGTCGAGGACCTCGCGTTCTACGGCATCAGGAACGCCGAGGATGTCGCCACGTGCCTGAATGGCTACGATCAGACCGCATATCCGGAAGGTTCTCATTGGAGCTTCACGCGGTTCTACATCCCACAGGCGTTTGACGCCGGCTATCGCCTGGTCGCCGACTCGGGCACGCTTTGGCAAGCATTTGAGGCTGCACATCATAAGGCGAGCCTGCCTGGTAACCTCGAGATACCGATGGATTCGTTTACCCGGGCTGTCGAGATTGTGCTCAAGGAAAGTGAACTCAAGGACGCTCCGGGCCACTGCCCTGATGCTGGCTTGTGGACTCACGCGGTTCAGCACTGCGGCTATGTTCAGTCCCGCCACGCGACGGGCCGCGTGCTGGCAACGGTGTGA
- a CDS encoding helix-turn-helix domain-containing protein: protein MSRRKLELQSIDVSAWPTVAFTELDDVARATFETRQQAVLRYTAGESVKAIERSTGINRRQLYRWLERAQTPHPDGRPFGFRALIRYLRIADYERVRDVQVRGEHGSRGTAGALTQLFERYPELTGWLLLQVKQRRVLLEQRHTDGQLRTRLRGLQSMHDEFLRRCRSLGLTAADYPFNTGDHALRSLSRRLKAELLRTFGTAARSAGASHLKGLPRLDGADAPAAVRPYQVVEFDGHRLDIRLKVVVRDPLGFAHEFEMERVWLLVIIDVCTRAVLGYHIAFREYSRYDVVKTIENALEPHRARMFTIAGLGYGPQDGFPSDRLPELAYVTWEWIKLDNAKANLARETLNSLCEFVGCVADAGPKYSPDERPYIERFFGTIASRLSSRLPGYTGAHPRDLRRALADPKGDLRLYVSLDELSELVEYSISRYNGTPHAGLNNATPLEAMEYFVRGKQTLVRWLAQARRQTLCLMQSARRCRVRAYLSQGVRPHINLHGVRYTSRLLAAGTHLIGEYLLVYMNADDLRSVRAFVTSGEELGVLEAQGAWGVVPHNLKLRQEILKQSGKRRRHIAANDANPIEAYVQQKLTQARKTRKAATELAHVTRILTSAPTVRTPVGPKHPVETETATMIAAPTPGTQPVTDIDLLPRLSVRPRKLSIGTGQVF from the coding sequence ATGAGCCGCCGCAAACTGGAGTTGCAGTCAATCGACGTGAGCGCCTGGCCTACTGTCGCCTTTACCGAACTGGACGATGTGGCGCGGGCCACATTCGAGACACGTCAACAGGCCGTGTTGCGCTACACGGCGGGAGAGTCGGTCAAGGCAATCGAGCGATCAACGGGCATCAATCGCCGGCAACTGTACCGATGGCTCGAGCGAGCCCAGACACCACACCCTGATGGACGTCCCTTCGGCTTCCGGGCGCTCATTCGCTATTTGCGCATCGCGGACTATGAGCGGGTGCGCGATGTACAAGTGCGAGGCGAGCACGGCAGCCGGGGCACCGCTGGAGCATTGACGCAGCTGTTCGAGCGATACCCTGAGTTGACAGGATGGCTTCTGCTTCAGGTCAAACAGCGCAGGGTGCTGCTCGAGCAGCGGCATACGGATGGCCAACTGCGCACGCGCCTGCGCGGTTTGCAATCGATGCACGATGAATTCCTGCGCCGATGTCGATCATTGGGATTGACGGCGGCCGACTACCCCTTCAACACCGGCGACCATGCGCTTCGCTCGCTGTCCCGACGGTTGAAGGCGGAGCTGCTGCGCACGTTTGGCACAGCGGCACGCTCAGCCGGCGCCTCGCACCTTAAGGGCCTGCCCCGGCTTGACGGCGCGGACGCACCTGCGGCGGTCCGGCCGTACCAGGTCGTCGAATTTGATGGTCATCGGCTCGATATCAGGCTCAAGGTTGTCGTGCGAGATCCGCTCGGTTTCGCGCACGAATTCGAGATGGAACGGGTATGGCTCCTGGTAATCATCGATGTGTGCACGCGTGCTGTGCTCGGCTATCACATAGCGTTTCGCGAATACAGCCGCTATGACGTCGTCAAGACAATCGAGAATGCACTCGAGCCCCATCGTGCGCGAATGTTCACCATCGCAGGGCTTGGGTATGGACCACAGGACGGCTTTCCGTCGGATCGCTTGCCCGAACTCGCGTACGTCACGTGGGAGTGGATCAAGCTCGACAACGCAAAGGCCAATCTCGCAAGGGAAACACTGAATTCGTTGTGCGAGTTTGTTGGTTGTGTCGCTGACGCCGGACCGAAGTACAGCCCCGATGAGCGGCCCTATATTGAGAGGTTTTTTGGGACGATCGCGAGCCGCCTCTCATCGCGTTTGCCTGGCTATACGGGTGCTCATCCTCGCGATCTGCGTCGGGCACTCGCAGATCCGAAGGGCGACCTGAGGCTCTACGTCTCACTCGACGAACTCTCGGAACTCGTTGAGTACAGCATTTCCCGCTACAACGGCACCCCGCACGCCGGCCTTAACAACGCAACGCCACTCGAAGCGATGGAATATTTCGTGCGCGGCAAACAGACGCTTGTGAGATGGCTGGCCCAGGCGCGTCGCCAGACACTTTGCCTGATGCAATCGGCACGGCGATGCCGGGTGCGCGCCTATCTCTCTCAAGGCGTGCGTCCGCATATCAACCTGCATGGTGTGCGGTACACGAGCCGGTTGCTCGCGGCAGGCACGCATCTGATCGGCGAGTATCTGCTGGTCTACATGAACGCTGACGACTTGCGCTCAGTGCGCGCCTTCGTGACGAGTGGCGAGGAACTGGGTGTCCTCGAGGCGCAAGGGGCGTGGGGCGTAGTGCCGCACAATCTGAAACTGCGCCAGGAGATTCTCAAGCAATCTGGCAAGCGCCGACGCCATATTGCTGCGAACGATGCCAATCCAATCGAGGCATACGTCCAGCAAAAGCTCACGCAGGCGAGGAAGACGCGGAAAGCAGCGACGGAGCTCGCCCATGTGACGCGGATACTGACTTCAGCTCCGACAGTGCGCACGCCTGTCGGACCGAAACATCCGGTCGAGACAGAGACTGCGACAATGATCGCAGCGCCAACCCCGGGCACACAACCGGTGACGGACATCGATCTCTTGCCACGGTTATCGGTGCGCCCACGCAAGCTCTCCATCGGTACTGGCCAGGTCTTCTGA